One genomic segment of Pseudomonas chlororaphis subsp. aurantiaca includes these proteins:
- a CDS encoding GntR family transcriptional regulator, giving the protein MLDQLDPPAGTQDDSETLSENVFRRIQAAIVKGEIAPGSKISEPELARTYGISRGPLREAIHRLEGQRLLVRVPHVGARVVSLSHAELIELYEIRESLEGMACRLAAERMTNEEIDELRRVLDTHERDAAFQAGVGYYQQEGDFDFHYRIIQGAGNRTLTQMLCGELYQLVRMYRIQFSATPNRPHQAFAEHHRILDAIADRDGELAELLMRRHIGASKRNIARHYQDGAKQTATPRGES; this is encoded by the coding sequence CGCCGGGACGCAGGACGATTCGGAAACCTTGTCCGAAAACGTCTTCAGGCGCATTCAGGCGGCCATCGTCAAGGGCGAGATCGCCCCGGGCAGCAAGATCTCCGAGCCGGAACTGGCGCGCACCTATGGCATCAGCCGCGGCCCGTTGCGCGAGGCGATCCACCGCCTGGAAGGCCAGCGCCTGCTGGTGCGGGTGCCCCATGTCGGGGCGCGGGTGGTGTCCCTGAGCCATGCCGAGCTGATCGAACTCTACGAAATCCGCGAGTCCCTGGAAGGCATGGCCTGCCGCCTGGCCGCCGAGCGCATGACCAACGAGGAAATCGACGAGCTGCGCCGGGTCCTCGATACCCACGAGCGCGACGCGGCGTTCCAGGCCGGGGTCGGTTACTACCAGCAGGAAGGCGATTTCGACTTCCACTACCGGATCATCCAGGGCGCGGGCAACCGCACCCTCACGCAGATGCTCTGCGGCGAGCTGTACCAACTGGTGCGCATGTACCGCATCCAGTTTTCCGCCACGCCCAACCGCCCGCACCAGGCGTTCGCCGAGCACCACCGGATTCTCGATGCCATTGCCGATCGCGACGGCGAACTGGCCGAGTTGTTGATGCGCCGTCACATCGGCGCTTCCAAACGCAACATTGCCCGTCATTACCAGGACGGCGCCAAGCAGACAGCCACTCCACGAGGTGAGTCATGA